Proteins encoded by one window of Vidua chalybeata isolate OUT-0048 chromosome 8, bVidCha1 merged haplotype, whole genome shotgun sequence:
- the ALOX5 gene encoding polyunsaturated fatty acid 5-lipoxygenase isoform X3 produces the protein MPSYTVTVATGSQWFAGTDDYVYLTLQGTDGCSERHLLDKPFYNDFERGAVDSYDVTVEEDLGEIQLIKIEKRKYWYHDDWYLKYITVKTPVGDYLEFPCYRWITDEKEVVLRDGRAKLPRDDKTQILKQHRRKELESRQKMYRWKEWHPGFPLSIDAHSHSELPRDIQFDNEKGIDFILNYTKAMENLYVNRFMHMFQSSWSDFADFEKIFVRISNTISEYVMQHWREDFMFGYQFLNGCNPVLIRRCTEIPKKLPVTMDMVECSLERNLTLEEEVKQGNIFIVDYELLDDVDANKTDPCTIQYLAAPICLLYKNLEKKIVPIAIQLGQKPGPDNPIFLPSDATYDWLLAKIWVRSSDFHIHQTVTHLLRTHLVSEVFSIAMFRQLPAVHPLFKLLVPHMRFTIAINTKAREQLICECGLFDKVAKGMDNKEDIPYYYYRDDGIKVWEAIKSFAEDVIHIYYESDEVVCEDVELQAFVKDIYVYGMRGVKASGFPKMIRTRETLAEYLTVIMFTTSAQHAAVNFGQYDWCSWIPNAPPTMRCPPPTEKGTVTIEQIVESLPDRGRSCWHLGAVWALSQFQDKELFLGMYPDEHFVEKPVKEAMAKFRRNLDEIVNTITERNKNKKLPYYYLSPDRIPNSVAV, from the exons ATGCCGTCCTACACCGTCACGGTGGCCACGGGCAGCCAGTGGTTCGCGGGCACCGACGACTACGTGTACCTGACCCTGCAGGGCACGGACGGCTGCAGCGAGAGGCACCTCCTGGACAAGCCCTTCTACAACGACTTCGAGCGCGGCGCG GTTGACTCCTATGATGTGACTGTGGAAGAAGACCTTGGAGAAATTCAGCTAATAAAAATTGAGAAACGAAAATACTGGTACCACGATGACTGGTACCTTAAGTATATCACTGTTAAAACACCAGTGGGTGACTACTTGGAGTTCCCATGTTACCGCTGGATTACAGATGAAAAGGAGGTTGTCCTTCGAGATGGAAGAG CAAAGCTCCCCCGAGATGACAAGACTCAGATTCTCAAGCAGCACAGACGCAAAGAGCTCGAATCCCGTCAGAAAATGTACCG CTGGAAAGAGTGGCATCCAGGCTTTCCCCTGAGCATCGATGCCCATTCTCACAGTGAACTGCCTCGTGACATCCAGTTTGACAATGAGAAGGGAATTGACTTCATTCTGAACTACACGAAAGC GATGGAAAATCTTTATGTCAACCGTTTCATGCACATGTTccagtcctcctggagtgatTTTGCAGATTTTGAGAAGATCTTTGTCAGAATCAGCAACACAATCTCTG aaTATGTGATGCAACACTGGAGGGAAGATTTTATGTTTGGCTATCAGTTCCTGAatggatgcaatcctgtgctgATCCGGAGATGCACAGAGATACCCAAGAAGCTGCCTGTGACCATGGATATGGTAGAATGCAGTCTGGAGAGGAACCTGACGCTGGAGGAGGAAGTGAAG caaggaaacattttcattgTGGATTATGAGCTGCTTGATGATGTGGATGCCAATAAAACAGACCCATGCACAATACAGTACTTGGCTGCACCCATCTGTCTGCTGTATAAgaatctggagaaaaaaattgtaccCATTGCAATCCAG CTTGGTCAAAAGCCTGGACCAGACAACCCCATCTTCCTTCCTTCAGATGCCACATATGACTGGCTGCTAGCTAAAATTTGGGTCCGCTCGTCTGATTTCCACATCCACCAGACAGTGACCCACCTCTTACGGACACACTTAGTCTCAGAGGTGTTCAGCATAGCTATGTTCCGGCAGCTGCCTGCTGTACATCCCCTCTTCAAG CTCTTGGTGCCACATATGCGGTTCACAATAGCCATCAATACCAAAGCCCGAGAACAGCTTATCTGTGAATGTGGCCTTTTTGACAAGGTAG CTAAAGGAATGGACAACAAAGAGGATATCCCCTACTACTATTACCGGGATGATGGCATTAAGGTCTGGGAGGCTATAAAGAG TTTTGCAGAGGATGTAATTCACATCTACTATGAGAGCGACGAGGTGGTGTGTGaggatgtggagctgcaggCCTTTGTCAAAGACATCTATGTCTATGGAATGAGGGGTGTGAAAGCCTCAG GGTTCCCTAAGATGATCAGGACACGAGAGACACTAGCAGAATATCTCACAGTGATCATGTTCACTACATCGGCTCAACATGCAGCTGTGAATTTTGGTCAG TATGACTGGTGCTCCTGGATTCCCAATGCCCCACCAACAATGCGCTGCCCTCCTCCAACAGAAAAGGGCACAGTCACCATCGAGCAAATTGTGGAGAGTCTGCCAGACAGGGGACGATCTTGCTGGCATCTTGGAGCTGTCTGGGCCTTGAGCCAATTCCAGGACAAAGAA CTGTTTCTGGGCATGTACCCAGATGAACACTTCGTGGAGAAGCCAGTGAAAGAGGCTATGGCAAAATTCCGCAGGAATTTGGATGAGATTGTCAACACCATCACTGAGCGCAACAAAAACAAGAAGCTTCCTTACTACTACCTTTCCCCAGATCGTATTCCCAACAGTGTTGCTGTTTGA
- the ALOX5 gene encoding polyunsaturated fatty acid 5-lipoxygenase isoform X4, which yields MPSYTVTVATGSQWFAGTDDYVYLTLQGTDGCSERHLLDKPFYNDFERGAVDSYDVTVEEDLGEIQLIKIEKRKYWYHDDWYLKYITVKTPVGDYLEFPCYRWITDEKEVVLRDGRAKLPRDDKTQILKQHRRKELESRQKMYRWKEWHPGFPLSIDAHSHSELPRDIQFDNEKGIDFILNYTKAMENLYVNRFMHMFQSSWSDFADFEKIFVRISNTISEYVMQHWREDFMFGYQFLNGCNPVLIRRCTEIPKKLPVTMDMVECSLERNLTLEEEVKQGNIFIVDYELLDDVDANKTDPCTIQYLAAPICLLYKNLEKKIVPIAIQLGQKPGPDNPIFLPSDATYDWLLAKIWVRSSDFHIHQTVTHLLRTHLVSEVFSIAMFRQLPAVHPLFKLLVPHMRFTIAINTKAREQLICECGLFDKANATGGGGHVQMVQKAMKDLTYSSLCFPEEIKAKGMDNKEDIPYYYYRDDGIKVWEAIKSFAEDVIHIYYESDEVVCEDVELQAFVKDIYVYGMRGVKASGFPKMIRTRETLAEYLTVIMFTTSAQHAAVNFGQLFLGMYPDEHFVEKPVKEAMAKFRRNLDEIVNTITERNKNKKLPYYYLSPDRIPNSVAV from the exons ATGCCGTCCTACACCGTCACGGTGGCCACGGGCAGCCAGTGGTTCGCGGGCACCGACGACTACGTGTACCTGACCCTGCAGGGCACGGACGGCTGCAGCGAGAGGCACCTCCTGGACAAGCCCTTCTACAACGACTTCGAGCGCGGCGCG GTTGACTCCTATGATGTGACTGTGGAAGAAGACCTTGGAGAAATTCAGCTAATAAAAATTGAGAAACGAAAATACTGGTACCACGATGACTGGTACCTTAAGTATATCACTGTTAAAACACCAGTGGGTGACTACTTGGAGTTCCCATGTTACCGCTGGATTACAGATGAAAAGGAGGTTGTCCTTCGAGATGGAAGAG CAAAGCTCCCCCGAGATGACAAGACTCAGATTCTCAAGCAGCACAGACGCAAAGAGCTCGAATCCCGTCAGAAAATGTACCG CTGGAAAGAGTGGCATCCAGGCTTTCCCCTGAGCATCGATGCCCATTCTCACAGTGAACTGCCTCGTGACATCCAGTTTGACAATGAGAAGGGAATTGACTTCATTCTGAACTACACGAAAGC GATGGAAAATCTTTATGTCAACCGTTTCATGCACATGTTccagtcctcctggagtgatTTTGCAGATTTTGAGAAGATCTTTGTCAGAATCAGCAACACAATCTCTG aaTATGTGATGCAACACTGGAGGGAAGATTTTATGTTTGGCTATCAGTTCCTGAatggatgcaatcctgtgctgATCCGGAGATGCACAGAGATACCCAAGAAGCTGCCTGTGACCATGGATATGGTAGAATGCAGTCTGGAGAGGAACCTGACGCTGGAGGAGGAAGTGAAG caaggaaacattttcattgTGGATTATGAGCTGCTTGATGATGTGGATGCCAATAAAACAGACCCATGCACAATACAGTACTTGGCTGCACCCATCTGTCTGCTGTATAAgaatctggagaaaaaaattgtaccCATTGCAATCCAG CTTGGTCAAAAGCCTGGACCAGACAACCCCATCTTCCTTCCTTCAGATGCCACATATGACTGGCTGCTAGCTAAAATTTGGGTCCGCTCGTCTGATTTCCACATCCACCAGACAGTGACCCACCTCTTACGGACACACTTAGTCTCAGAGGTGTTCAGCATAGCTATGTTCCGGCAGCTGCCTGCTGTACATCCCCTCTTCAAG CTCTTGGTGCCACATATGCGGTTCACAATAGCCATCAATACCAAAGCCCGAGAACAGCTTATCTGTGAATGTGGCCTTTTTGACAAG GCAAATGCTACGGGTGGAGGAGGACATGTACAAATGGTGCAGAAAGCAATGAAGGATCTGACTTATAgttccctctgcttccctgagGAGATCAAAGCTAAAGGAATGGACAACAAAGAGGATATCCCCTACTACTATTACCGGGATGATGGCATTAAGGTCTGGGAGGCTATAAAGAG TTTTGCAGAGGATGTAATTCACATCTACTATGAGAGCGACGAGGTGGTGTGTGaggatgtggagctgcaggCCTTTGTCAAAGACATCTATGTCTATGGAATGAGGGGTGTGAAAGCCTCAG GGTTCCCTAAGATGATCAGGACACGAGAGACACTAGCAGAATATCTCACAGTGATCATGTTCACTACATCGGCTCAACATGCAGCTGTGAATTTTGGTCAG CTGTTTCTGGGCATGTACCCAGATGAACACTTCGTGGAGAAGCCAGTGAAAGAGGCTATGGCAAAATTCCGCAGGAATTTGGATGAGATTGTCAACACCATCACTGAGCGCAACAAAAACAAGAAGCTTCCTTACTACTACCTTTCCCCAGATCGTATTCCCAACAGTGTTGCTGTTTGA
- the ALOX5 gene encoding polyunsaturated fatty acid 5-lipoxygenase isoform X2 yields MPSYTVTVATGSQWFAGTDDYVYLTLQGTDGCSERHLLDKPFYNDFERGAVDSYDVTVEEDLGEIQLIKIEKRKYWYHDDWYLKYITVKTPVGDYLEFPCYRWITDEKEVVLRDGRAKLPRDDKTQILKQHRRKELESRQKMYRWKEWHPGFPLSIDAHSHSELPRDIQFDNEKGIDFILNYTKAMENLYVNRFMHMFQSSWSDFADFEKIFVRISNTISEYVMQHWREDFMFGYQFLNGCNPVLIRRCTEIPKKLPVTMDMVECSLERNLTLEEEVKQGNIFIVDYELLDDVDANKTDPCTIQYLAAPICLLYKNLEKKIVPIAIQLGQKPGPDNPIFLPSDATYDWLLAKIWVRSSDFHIHQTVTHLLRTHLVSEVFSIAMFRQLPAVHPLFKLLVPHMRFTIAINTKAREQLICECGLFDKEIKAKGMDNKEDIPYYYYRDDGIKVWEAIKSFAEDVIHIYYESDEVVCEDVELQAFVKDIYVYGMRGVKASGFPKMIRTRETLAEYLTVIMFTTSAQHAAVNFGQYDWCSWIPNAPPTMRCPPPTEKGTVTIEQIVESLPDRGRSCWHLGAVWALSQFQDKELFLGMYPDEHFVEKPVKEAMAKFRRNLDEIVNTITERNKNKKLPYYYLSPDRIPNSVAV; encoded by the exons ATGCCGTCCTACACCGTCACGGTGGCCACGGGCAGCCAGTGGTTCGCGGGCACCGACGACTACGTGTACCTGACCCTGCAGGGCACGGACGGCTGCAGCGAGAGGCACCTCCTGGACAAGCCCTTCTACAACGACTTCGAGCGCGGCGCG GTTGACTCCTATGATGTGACTGTGGAAGAAGACCTTGGAGAAATTCAGCTAATAAAAATTGAGAAACGAAAATACTGGTACCACGATGACTGGTACCTTAAGTATATCACTGTTAAAACACCAGTGGGTGACTACTTGGAGTTCCCATGTTACCGCTGGATTACAGATGAAAAGGAGGTTGTCCTTCGAGATGGAAGAG CAAAGCTCCCCCGAGATGACAAGACTCAGATTCTCAAGCAGCACAGACGCAAAGAGCTCGAATCCCGTCAGAAAATGTACCG CTGGAAAGAGTGGCATCCAGGCTTTCCCCTGAGCATCGATGCCCATTCTCACAGTGAACTGCCTCGTGACATCCAGTTTGACAATGAGAAGGGAATTGACTTCATTCTGAACTACACGAAAGC GATGGAAAATCTTTATGTCAACCGTTTCATGCACATGTTccagtcctcctggagtgatTTTGCAGATTTTGAGAAGATCTTTGTCAGAATCAGCAACACAATCTCTG aaTATGTGATGCAACACTGGAGGGAAGATTTTATGTTTGGCTATCAGTTCCTGAatggatgcaatcctgtgctgATCCGGAGATGCACAGAGATACCCAAGAAGCTGCCTGTGACCATGGATATGGTAGAATGCAGTCTGGAGAGGAACCTGACGCTGGAGGAGGAAGTGAAG caaggaaacattttcattgTGGATTATGAGCTGCTTGATGATGTGGATGCCAATAAAACAGACCCATGCACAATACAGTACTTGGCTGCACCCATCTGTCTGCTGTATAAgaatctggagaaaaaaattgtaccCATTGCAATCCAG CTTGGTCAAAAGCCTGGACCAGACAACCCCATCTTCCTTCCTTCAGATGCCACATATGACTGGCTGCTAGCTAAAATTTGGGTCCGCTCGTCTGATTTCCACATCCACCAGACAGTGACCCACCTCTTACGGACACACTTAGTCTCAGAGGTGTTCAGCATAGCTATGTTCCGGCAGCTGCCTGCTGTACATCCCCTCTTCAAG CTCTTGGTGCCACATATGCGGTTCACAATAGCCATCAATACCAAAGCCCGAGAACAGCTTATCTGTGAATGTGGCCTTTTTGACAAG GAGATCAAAGCTAAAGGAATGGACAACAAAGAGGATATCCCCTACTACTATTACCGGGATGATGGCATTAAGGTCTGGGAGGCTATAAAGAG TTTTGCAGAGGATGTAATTCACATCTACTATGAGAGCGACGAGGTGGTGTGTGaggatgtggagctgcaggCCTTTGTCAAAGACATCTATGTCTATGGAATGAGGGGTGTGAAAGCCTCAG GGTTCCCTAAGATGATCAGGACACGAGAGACACTAGCAGAATATCTCACAGTGATCATGTTCACTACATCGGCTCAACATGCAGCTGTGAATTTTGGTCAG TATGACTGGTGCTCCTGGATTCCCAATGCCCCACCAACAATGCGCTGCCCTCCTCCAACAGAAAAGGGCACAGTCACCATCGAGCAAATTGTGGAGAGTCTGCCAGACAGGGGACGATCTTGCTGGCATCTTGGAGCTGTCTGGGCCTTGAGCCAATTCCAGGACAAAGAA CTGTTTCTGGGCATGTACCCAGATGAACACTTCGTGGAGAAGCCAGTGAAAGAGGCTATGGCAAAATTCCGCAGGAATTTGGATGAGATTGTCAACACCATCACTGAGCGCAACAAAAACAAGAAGCTTCCTTACTACTACCTTTCCCCAGATCGTATTCCCAACAGTGTTGCTGTTTGA
- the ALOX5 gene encoding polyunsaturated fatty acid 5-lipoxygenase isoform X1: MPSYTVTVATGSQWFAGTDDYVYLTLQGTDGCSERHLLDKPFYNDFERGAVDSYDVTVEEDLGEIQLIKIEKRKYWYHDDWYLKYITVKTPVGDYLEFPCYRWITDEKEVVLRDGRAKLPRDDKTQILKQHRRKELESRQKMYRWKEWHPGFPLSIDAHSHSELPRDIQFDNEKGIDFILNYTKAMENLYVNRFMHMFQSSWSDFADFEKIFVRISNTISEYVMQHWREDFMFGYQFLNGCNPVLIRRCTEIPKKLPVTMDMVECSLERNLTLEEEVKQGNIFIVDYELLDDVDANKTDPCTIQYLAAPICLLYKNLEKKIVPIAIQLGQKPGPDNPIFLPSDATYDWLLAKIWVRSSDFHIHQTVTHLLRTHLVSEVFSIAMFRQLPAVHPLFKLLVPHMRFTIAINTKAREQLICECGLFDKANATGGGGHVQMVQKAMKDLTYSSLCFPEEIKAKGMDNKEDIPYYYYRDDGIKVWEAIKSFAEDVIHIYYESDEVVCEDVELQAFVKDIYVYGMRGVKASGFPKMIRTRETLAEYLTVIMFTTSAQHAAVNFGQYDWCSWIPNAPPTMRCPPPTEKGTVTIEQIVESLPDRGRSCWHLGAVWALSQFQDKELFLGMYPDEHFVEKPVKEAMAKFRRNLDEIVNTITERNKNKKLPYYYLSPDRIPNSVAV, encoded by the exons ATGCCGTCCTACACCGTCACGGTGGCCACGGGCAGCCAGTGGTTCGCGGGCACCGACGACTACGTGTACCTGACCCTGCAGGGCACGGACGGCTGCAGCGAGAGGCACCTCCTGGACAAGCCCTTCTACAACGACTTCGAGCGCGGCGCG GTTGACTCCTATGATGTGACTGTGGAAGAAGACCTTGGAGAAATTCAGCTAATAAAAATTGAGAAACGAAAATACTGGTACCACGATGACTGGTACCTTAAGTATATCACTGTTAAAACACCAGTGGGTGACTACTTGGAGTTCCCATGTTACCGCTGGATTACAGATGAAAAGGAGGTTGTCCTTCGAGATGGAAGAG CAAAGCTCCCCCGAGATGACAAGACTCAGATTCTCAAGCAGCACAGACGCAAAGAGCTCGAATCCCGTCAGAAAATGTACCG CTGGAAAGAGTGGCATCCAGGCTTTCCCCTGAGCATCGATGCCCATTCTCACAGTGAACTGCCTCGTGACATCCAGTTTGACAATGAGAAGGGAATTGACTTCATTCTGAACTACACGAAAGC GATGGAAAATCTTTATGTCAACCGTTTCATGCACATGTTccagtcctcctggagtgatTTTGCAGATTTTGAGAAGATCTTTGTCAGAATCAGCAACACAATCTCTG aaTATGTGATGCAACACTGGAGGGAAGATTTTATGTTTGGCTATCAGTTCCTGAatggatgcaatcctgtgctgATCCGGAGATGCACAGAGATACCCAAGAAGCTGCCTGTGACCATGGATATGGTAGAATGCAGTCTGGAGAGGAACCTGACGCTGGAGGAGGAAGTGAAG caaggaaacattttcattgTGGATTATGAGCTGCTTGATGATGTGGATGCCAATAAAACAGACCCATGCACAATACAGTACTTGGCTGCACCCATCTGTCTGCTGTATAAgaatctggagaaaaaaattgtaccCATTGCAATCCAG CTTGGTCAAAAGCCTGGACCAGACAACCCCATCTTCCTTCCTTCAGATGCCACATATGACTGGCTGCTAGCTAAAATTTGGGTCCGCTCGTCTGATTTCCACATCCACCAGACAGTGACCCACCTCTTACGGACACACTTAGTCTCAGAGGTGTTCAGCATAGCTATGTTCCGGCAGCTGCCTGCTGTACATCCCCTCTTCAAG CTCTTGGTGCCACATATGCGGTTCACAATAGCCATCAATACCAAAGCCCGAGAACAGCTTATCTGTGAATGTGGCCTTTTTGACAAG GCAAATGCTACGGGTGGAGGAGGACATGTACAAATGGTGCAGAAAGCAATGAAGGATCTGACTTATAgttccctctgcttccctgagGAGATCAAAGCTAAAGGAATGGACAACAAAGAGGATATCCCCTACTACTATTACCGGGATGATGGCATTAAGGTCTGGGAGGCTATAAAGAG TTTTGCAGAGGATGTAATTCACATCTACTATGAGAGCGACGAGGTGGTGTGTGaggatgtggagctgcaggCCTTTGTCAAAGACATCTATGTCTATGGAATGAGGGGTGTGAAAGCCTCAG GGTTCCCTAAGATGATCAGGACACGAGAGACACTAGCAGAATATCTCACAGTGATCATGTTCACTACATCGGCTCAACATGCAGCTGTGAATTTTGGTCAG TATGACTGGTGCTCCTGGATTCCCAATGCCCCACCAACAATGCGCTGCCCTCCTCCAACAGAAAAGGGCACAGTCACCATCGAGCAAATTGTGGAGAGTCTGCCAGACAGGGGACGATCTTGCTGGCATCTTGGAGCTGTCTGGGCCTTGAGCCAATTCCAGGACAAAGAA CTGTTTCTGGGCATGTACCCAGATGAACACTTCGTGGAGAAGCCAGTGAAAGAGGCTATGGCAAAATTCCGCAGGAATTTGGATGAGATTGTCAACACCATCACTGAGCGCAACAAAAACAAGAAGCTTCCTTACTACTACCTTTCCCCAGATCGTATTCCCAACAGTGTTGCTGTTTGA